The following are encoded together in the Anopheles nili chromosome 3, idAnoNiliSN_F5_01, whole genome shotgun sequence genome:
- the LOC128725121 gene encoding jupiter microtubule associated homolog 1: protein MSSTSFSVGVAEETKTSSRVLKPPGGGHSDIFGSSNVRQNPPRPKNNQQNSSNMNAVMGTVDPNETLDSFGRGGESHATAGGGDNTSAAQNGPPASNGAGAAESSKPTSATAERARVPPGGHSQGFW from the coding sequence ATGTCGTCAACGAGCTTCAGCGTCGGTGTGGccgaggaaacaaaaacgtcGAGCCGTGTGCTGAAACCCCCGggcggtggccattcggacaTTTTCGGTTCCTCCAACGTGCGGCAAAATCCGCCCCGGCCGAAAAACAACCAGCAAAACTCTTCCAACATGAACGCCGTCATGGGCACGGTTGACCCGAACGAAACGCTCGATTCGTTTGGCCGCGGAGGAGAAAGTCACGccactgctggtggtggcgacAACACGTCGGCAGCCCAAAATGGACCCCCCGCATCTAATGGAGCGGGCGCAGCAGAATCATCCAAGCCGACGTCGGCCACGGCGGAACGGGCCCGTGTACCTCCCGGTGGCCACTCGCAAGGCTTCTGGTGA
- the LOC128724739 gene encoding CCR4-NOT transcription complex subunit 11, translating into MAALRDLYDLLTTKNIEHQTFESVSAIVLKRFTNMTNWFHVGSSLALLLLQNDLMHPPHRLAAIYVLYDIRRKEQTETPFFLFLARFLEPAGGLLPNNSNLAQAIELKFIHVLLSNGDPEIEKKSPRMFAQVFALISPPIGPSELAYVKAKASERLKELPLTVRSNVMNVIPAIPPLPGREQPHKNYTGAAVEELITSMTLHPSNPLTNALAPTLMSVAPPLLTCEDELIWLDLGSPSYHKPVYNSCSDAEPTPDKCLRTLLHQSFRQALSIADQQTLVNELEKDTQQTHLSCVTPEKLPNLIEYNPTIAIEILMRMLKTRHIDAYLEEIVGMELSLHSMEVVNRLTTSVDLPVHFVHQYIVNSIATCSTIKDKYMQNRLVRLVCVFLQSLIRNKIIDVKQLYIEIEAFCIEFSRIREAAALYRLLKQLELDQVTAVGTSGIGGNGASVPAQKEP; encoded by the exons ATGGCCGCGCTGCGCGATCTTTACGA cttGCTAACCACAAAAAACATCGAGCATCAAACGTTCGAAAGCGTCTCGGCGATAGTCCTGAAACGGTTCACAAACATGACCAATTGGTTTCACG TCGGTTCATCGCTcgctttgctgctgctacaaAACGATCTGATGCATCCTCCGCACCGGCTGGCCGCTATCTACGTCCTGTACGACATCCGCCGGAAGGAGCAAACGGAAACGCCGTTCTTCCTGTTCCTTGCACGTTTCCTAGAACCGGCCGGTGGTCTGTTACCGAACAACAGCAACCTAGCACAAGCGATCGAGCTTAAATTCATACACGTGCTGCTTTCGAACGGTGATCCCGAG ATCGAAAAGAAATCTCCGCGGATGTTCGCACAAGTGTTCGCCCTAATATCTCCACCCATTGGGCCGAGTGAGCTAGCGTACGTCAAGGCGAAAGCGTCGGAACGGTTAAAAGAGCTCCCGCTGACCGTCCGGTCGAACGTTATGAATGTAATTCCTGCCATCCCGCCGCTGCCCGGTCGTGAACAACCACACAAAAACTACACAGGCGCGGCCGTCGAGGAGCTAATTACGAGCATGACGCTGCACCCGAGCAATCCCCTCACAAACGCCCTCGCACCCACGTTAATGTCCGTAGCGCCACCGCTGCTGACGTGCGAAGACGAGCTAATATGGCTCGATCTGGGCAGCCCCTCGTACCACAAACCCGTCTACAACAGCTGCAGCGACGCGGAACCAACCCCCGACAAGTGCCTCCGGACGTTGCTCCATCAGTCCTTCCGGCAGGCGCTCAGCATTGCGGACCAACAGACGCTCGTCAACGAGCtggaaaaggacacacaacaAACCCACCTATCCTGCGTAACACCGGAGAAG ctTCCAAATTTAATCGAGTACAAtccgacgatcgcgatcgagatACTGATGCGTATGCTAAAAACGCGCCACATTGACGCCTACCTGGAGGAGATCGTCGGGATGGAACTGTCCCTCCACTCGATGGAGGTGGTCAACCGGTTGACGACGTCCGTCGACCTGCCGGTGCACTTTGTGCATCAGTACATCGTGAACAGCATCGCCACGTGCTCGACGATCAAGGACAAGTACATGCAGAACCGGCTGGTACGGTTGGTGTGCGTGTTCCTGCAGAGCCTCATCCGGAACAAGATCATAGACGTGAAGCAGCTGTACATCGAGATCGAGGCGTTTTGCATCGAGTTCAGCCGTATAAGGGAAGCGGCCGCGTTGTACCGGTTACTGAAGCAACTCGAACTGGACCAGGTTACGGCGGTCGGTACCAGCGGCATCGGTGGTAACGGTGCTAGCGTTCCGGCGCAGAAAGAACCATAA
- the LOC128724738 gene encoding uncharacterized protein LOC128724738, whose product MLHALGSDCALRLPRLVAVIVSTLLVGSHTSPTTVYDSFGGNHALRLRPAIEGVSGRSHHHPDHHQLSSHRNAAAEERQQAVESLPVQQQLLATDAGVTRVPWYGLTELSDVLLLGVLVTVLVIGILLFVVLLLGLRAKLHHLRVERNADRLLADDAHQPQQVTCSTVKCIDSESKLKPPNQPPIVLLEASSLVKPIPATCVAVTVGDCGGSVGPSRVRRRTEELLNLSDKWYRSASGTGPRSPTIPVPFPLPTVTTNMSASIGATAIDQPNSSSSTTTSCQTERLPSDDKENCDQLTHPEQGEEHQQHPSSQRNLLKRQTVAELSVFGPTGGPAPGTPGNGSPTTYIQLLTPSSASSLSTSATTTDNNATPTKAAAGGGVSGGPLSAAESMAAARFGFSPRSIHSFTVQTATYFRFPDVDDFTPTPRTLPKRHGGDDSSSTPPAVDARTGEEDAEQDQPKRKEQDVAVDAPRVSVVAPSPGSMPLPVLPVVAKDTTSAAPSDEPPAPSVNRLEGLEPRPARICAPMACRRVRLKSISLDSEGARLVEENLTSTIPVQELVGMAAQRTGGGFDCVVDDDDDNEEDIGGGIDDDKDGQGDDETRPSDLTHETEKVTEDTAALRRAQRCEERAKSVRNILNLRLNILPMPSGVTPVTSQATQPPPAASQSTGSVAKSTLRTATVSGSISNPAMSSTQNHGLEDSNEQFYFEYFDYGDDEDETDDEYYEVEYGEEHEDNNNNHGGGGGATVGVLPPVPKTPTLSQSKQKASSLDSDKLRMAALPYGVGSSAFGSVSCGGGISHIMSIAQSTSGQNMSTHHHTSSTQHHQQQQQQQQHYSQFQFHQQLQQHQQQQQHQQQQLHQHSQLYVHQQQAGQLQQPRRVSSVSVPTTPKRYQYRTAINPHYYHHQQQQHYASGQSKLKPSTYQGGTTASSTPVSDGGGTNGNRKEKASPLGYKSISGGDTVPLSASQSPSDRPKPDEGTAKVTAPTGGRSSILQRRGSNHSLTLNLDVLNRGGSVDLTASSCSLYRGSYKNLHQVQSHSQLYQPHPADVAATGGGNVVRVQCQQPSPQQQQQQQLGSTTTGHSNSNISGSNNANTSKKNLLQRRGSNTSLTLNLRSGVGTGASGTVGSTFGLNRFSSHNSLNTTHMSTLGAINASHGQQHQQQQQQQQQQQHSSSMVRPAGSRKSLLERRNSNASLTLINVNQRTLSVSNCNLRGSICSLNSLLTTHTQNEPPASGMMLEEDELDGNGDNDHHLHHDHHHHHHHHHHHQHHHQHGAHLHGQQHHGPLHRTGGEGELRRFGSSVDASFQGNDGATGPADGSDGDRAGGGGRACAYGRLAVGPMHGTGGHDTSRFGHGGVGGAARQRKFRSSDSLHNINTRDGGLHGCELTAGKHRHHHPHGMMEQNHEREQMSEAKLMTVSTYQQRSCQSSFDERHHYGSSENFKEHQNKLSIHRGLFQKDPATVTSTSSANNLSALGTGSLYNSCCCSCCCGCGCCCCCYGGGDGALGDGGCCDANGLTLKAGNLSISNSNVRNISTKPLSPQTTSEDFKIYLANIQFLQNASNVLTIAYLRKLHNFFSKTYRKMVASVSADAGSQRKVTNDDLGGESGDVGQAVAGGQKMALLHSDSLHHPPVCDDESYDEEHKKMVLKIHQEFWDLPTNYQEKPLVFGSQAKNRYKTILPNEHSRVILESERNPLTEPYINANYIKGPDYANNSYIATQGPLPNTIYEFWLMVYQNVARTAAASSTGATLITAGLEQRIVMLTNFVENGRQKCAVYFPQNEDDWLAFGCLADTDVSEVLRDKDTLAATCLEEQDSSESSTETPVRGVRCDSCFFLVHNERVEQRNGYTMRTLRVIHGLRKECVVSNGTSGDDTSDGESLFELSAFRAHHYWFPDWPDHRSPNDINVLLDLSLDVLGTSVGDAPRPESSNALRGKQPGTPGLEENGAIVSSSSTPTVLPIVHCSAGIGRTGCLIAILNGLRQLRLSVMTHRARQQPKQLQMLAQDDAPSVGEERIVSVDELQDVLEQSVPLPPVPDGTVTRKRSSLVAPTPANSNGMGRATRDGAGGQRESGQVDILGIVCNLRLQRGGMVQNSEQYELIHRALCLYLEKLTQEGHI is encoded by the exons ATGCTGCATGCGCTTGGCAGCGACTGTGCGCTTCGACTGCCGCGATTGGTGGCTGTAATTGTAAGCACGTTGCTGGTGGGATCGCACACGTCCCCGACGACCGTGTATGATAGCTTCGGCGGTAACCATGCGCTCCGGCTGAGACCGGCCATCGAGGGAGTTTCCGGGCGAAGCCATCATCACCCAGATCATCATCAGCTTTCGTCTCATCGAAACGCGGCTGCCGAGGAACGCCAGCAAGCGGTGGAATCGCTTCCAGTGCAACAGCAACTGCTTGCCACCGACGCGGGTGTTACGCGCGTACCGTGGTACGGATTAACCGAACTTTCCGATGTACTGCTACTGGGCGTGTTAGTGACGGTGCTCGTTATCGGGATACTACTGTTTGTCGTGCTATTGTTGGGCTTGCGGGCCAAACTGCACCATTTGCGTGTGGAACGGAACGCCGATCGGTTGCTCGCGGATGATGCACATCAACCGCAGCAAGTGACGTGCAGTACAGTGAAGTGCATTGACAGTGAGAGCAAACTAAAACCACCGAACCAGCCACCGATCGTACTGTTGGAAGCGAGCTCGCTGGTAAAACCAATACCAGCCACGTGCGTTGCCGTTACGGTGGGTGATTGTGGGGGCAGTGTAGGACCATCTCGGGTGCGTCGTCGTACCGAGGAGCTTCTTAATCTATCCGACAAGTGGTACCGTTCGGCGTCGGGAACGGGCCCACGGTCACCGACCATTCCCGTACCATTTCCGTTGCCAACGGTGACGACCAACATGAGCGCGTCGATCGGGGCAACCGCGATTGACCAACCGAACAGTAgtagcagcaccaccaccagctgtCAAACCGAACGGCTACCAAGCGACGACAAGGAAAACTGCGATCAACTGACACATCCCGAGCAGGGAGAagaacatcaacaacatcCGAGTAGCCAGCGGAACCTGCTGAAACGTCAAACCGTTGCGGAACTGTCCGTTTTTGGACCGACCGGTGGTCCTGCGCCTGGTACACCCGGTAACGGATCACCTACGACTTACATTCAGCTTCTAACGCCTTCTTCCGCTTCATCGCTTTCCACGTCCGCCACGACCACCGACAATAATGCGACACCCACGAAAGCGGCCGCAGGTGGTGGGGTTAGTGGAGGGCCACTTTCAGCCGCAGAATCGATGGCAGCGGCAAGGTTTGGCTTTTCGCCTCGTTCGATCCATTCGTTCACCGTGCAAACGGCTACATACTTTCGGTTTCCGGATGTGGATGATTTTACGCCGACACCTCGCACGTTGCCGAAACGGCACGGGGGAGATGATTCTTCTTCGACACCACCAGCTGTAGACGCACGAACGGGTGAGGAGGATGCGGAACAGGACCAACCGAAGCGGAAGGAGCAGGATGTGGCTGTCGACGCGCCTCGGGTGTCGGTGGTAGCTCCATCCCCAGGCTCGATGCCACTTCCGGTACTGCCGGTAGTGGCAAAAGACACCACGTCAGCTGCTCCATCGGATGAACCGCCAGCTCCGTCGGTTAACCGGTTAGAGGGTTTGGAACCACGACCAGCCAGGATCTGCGCCCCAATGGCGTGTCGACGTGTGCGGCTAAAGTCCATCTCGCTGGATTCGGAAGGCGCTCGgttggtggaggaaaatctTACCTCCACCATCCCGGTGCAGGAACTGGTCGGAATGGCGGCCCAACGGACCGGGGGAGGGTTCGATTGCGTCgtggatgatgacgacgacaacgaggaGGACATTGGCGGTGGCATTGACGATGACAAGGATGGTCAGGGAGACGACGAAACGCGCCCATCCGATCTAACCCATGAGACTGAAAAGGTCACGGAAGACACCGCGGCACTGCGTCGTGCCCAGCGCTGTGAGGAGCGAGCCAAAAGCGTCCGGAACATTTTAAACCTCCGACTGAACATCCTGCCAATGCCGTCGGGAGTAACGCCGGTAACGTCGCAGGCCACACAACCCCCACCGGCCGCTTCCCAGTCGACGGGTTCGGTAGCGAAATCGACCCTTCGAACGGCCACCGTCTCAGGATCGATATCCAACCCGGCAATGAGCAGCACACAGAACCATGGGCTGGAGGACAGCAACGAGCAGTTTTACTTCGAGTACTTCGACTACggtgacgacgaggacgaaacggACGACGAGTACTACGAGGTGGAGTACGGCGAGGAGCATGAGgacaataacaacaaccatggtggtggtggtggagcgaCGGTGGGCGTTTTACCACCGGTTCCGAAAACACCAACCCTGTCCCAATCGAAGCAGAAAGCCAGCTCGCTTGACTCGGATAAACTCCGGATGGCTGCGCTTCCGTACGGTGTCGGATCGAGCGCGTTTGGGTCCGTTAGCTGTGGCGGTGGCATTAGCCACATTATGAGCATCGCACAATCGACAAGTGGTCAGAATATGTCCACGCACCATCATACATCCTCCACacagcaccatcagcagcagcagcagcaacagcaacattacAGCCAATTTCAGTTCCACCAACAGctgcaacagcaccagcagcagcagcaacatcagcaacagcagctgcatcAGCATTCGCAACTGTACGTGCATCAGCAGCAAGCGGGTCAGTTGCAGCAACCACGGCGGGTTTCTTCCGTATCTGTGCCAACCACGCCTAAACGATACCAGTATCGGACGGCGATCAACCCTCACTAttatcatcaccagcagcagcagcattatgCGAGTGGACAATCAAAGCTGAAACCTTCCACGTATCAGGGTGGTACGACAGCTTCATCCACACCCGTCAGTGACGGTGGCGGTACGAATGGGAACCGCAAGGAAAAGGCATCTCCGCTGGGGTACAAATCGATCTCGGGTGGTGACACCGTGCCACTTTCCGCGTCACAATCCCCTTCAGATAGGCCGAAACCGGACGAGGGAACGGCGAAGGTCACGGCACCGACTGGTGGCCGTTCGAGTATCCTGCAACGACGCGGTTCAAATCACAGCCTCACGCTAAACCTGGACGTGCTGAATCGGGGTGGTAGCGTCGATTTGACCGCATCCAGCTGTAGTCTTTACCGGGGTTCGTACAAAAACCTGCACCAGGTGCAATCGCACTCGCAGCTGTACCAACCACATCCGGCGGATGTAGCAGCGACCGGGGGCGGGAACGTGGTACGGGTTCAATGCCAACAGCCCTctcctcagcagcagcaacagcagcagttgggtAGTACGACGACGGgtcacagcaacagcaacattagCGGTAGCAATAACGCGAACACGAGCAAAAAGAATCTCCTGCAACGGCGCGGTTCCAATACGAGCCTTACGTTGAACCTCCGGTCGGGTGTTGGGACGGGTGCGTCCGGAACCGTTGGGTCTACGTTCGGTTTGAATCGCTTCAGTAGCCACAATTCACTTAACACGACGCACATGTCCACGCTCGGTGCTATCAATGCGAGCCACgggcagcaacatcagcagcaacagcagcagcaacaacagcagcagcattcgtCCTCGATGGTACGCCCGGCTGGGTCACGCAAGAGCCTCCTCGAGCGGCGAAACTCGAACGCAAGCTTGACGTTGATCAACGTAAACCAACGCACGCTGTCCGTTTCGAATTGCAACCTGCGTGGTTCCATTTGTAGCCTCAACAGTCTGCTGACTACGCACACTCAGAACGAACCACCGGCCTCCGGGATGATGCTGGAAGAGGACGAACTGGACGGCAATGGGGATAACGATCATCACCTGCATCAcgatcaccatcatcaccatcatcatcaccaccatcatcagcatcatcatcagcatggGGCGCATCTTCACGGGCAGCAGCATCACGGACCGTTGCACAGGACCGGTGGTGAAGGCGAGTTACGACGGTTCGGAAGCAGCGTGGACGCATCCTTTCAGGGTAACGATGGTGCAACGGGTCCAGCGGATGGTAGCGACGGTGATCGGGCGGGTGGAGGAGGCAGAGCGTGTGCGTACGGGAGACTAGCCGTGGGTCCGATGCATGGAACCGGTGGCCATGATACGTCCCGGTTTGGAcacggtggcgttggtggaGCAGCTCGTCAGCGCAAGTTTCGCAGTTCGGACAGTTTGCACAACATAAATACCCGTGATGGAGGGCTGCATGGGTGTGAGCTGACGGCGGGAAAACACCGGCATCATCACCCTCATGGCATGATGGAACAGAACCACGAACGGGAGCAGATGTCCGAGGCGAAGCTGATGACGGTTAGCACGTACCAGCAGCGTAGTTGTCAGTCGTCCTTCGACGAGCGCCATCATTATG GATCATCGGAAAACTTTAAAGAACACCAGAACAAACTGTCCATCCACCGTGGGCTGTTCCAGAAGGATCCTGCCACCGTAACGTCGACCTCATCCGCGAACAACCTGTCGGCGCTGGGTACGGGTTCGCTGTACaacagctgctgttgctcgtgTTGCTGCGGTTGcgggtgttgttgctgctgctacggtGGCGGTGACGGTGCGCTAGGTGATGGCGGATGTTGCGACGCGAACGGGCTCACCCTGAAGGCAGGCAACCTAAGCATCTCGAACTCGAACGTGCGAAACATCTCCACGAAACCGCTCAGTCCGCAGACGACGAGCGAGGACTTTAAGATCTACCTGGCCAACATACAGTTCCTCCAGAACGCATCGAACGTGCTTACGATAGCGTACCTGCGCAAGCTGCACAACTTCTTTAGCAAAACGTACCGTAAAATGGTTGCGTCCGTTTCGGCggacgccggaagtcaacgaAAGGTAACGAACGATGATCTGGGCGGGGAGAGTGGTGACGTTGGGCAGGCTGTGGCCGGTGGTCAGAAGATGGCGTTGCTGCATAGTGATAGCCTGCATCATCCGCCGGTGTGTGACGATGAGTCGTACGATGAGGAGCACAAGAAGATGGTGCTGAAGATTCATCAGGAGTTTTGGGACCTGCCGACCAACTACCAGGAGAAACCGCTCGTGTTTGGGTCGCAGGCGAAGAATCGCTATAAAACCATCCTGCCGAACGAGCACTCACGCGTTATACTGGAATCGGAACGGAACCCGCTCACGGAACCGTACATCAACGCGAACTACATCAAG GGTCCTGATTACGCGAACAACAGCTACATCGCCACGCAAGGACCGCTCCCGAACACGATCTACGAGTTTTGGCTTATGGTGTATCAGAACGTGGCAAGGACAGCCGCGGCCAGCTCTACCGGGGCAACACTTATCACCGCTGGGCTCGAGCAGCGGATCGTAATGCTGACGAACTTTGTTGAGAACGGGCGCCAAAAGTGTGCGGTTTATTTTCCCCAAAACGAGGACGATTGGCTCGCATTTGGTTGTTTGGCCGACACGGACGTAAGTGAGGTGCTGCGTGATAAAGACACGCTGGCGGCAACCTGTCTCGAGGAACAGGATTCGAGTGAGAGTTCAACCGAAACTCCTGTCCGGGGCGTTCGATGCGATAGTTGCTTCTTTCTCGTGCACAATGAGCGTGTGGAGCAGCGGAATGGCTACACAATGCGCACGTTGCGTGTCATCCACGGTTTGCGGAAGGAGTGTGTCGTGTCAAATGGCACTTCCGGAGACGATACGTCCGACGGTGAGTCACTGTTTGAGTTGAGCGCGTTCCGTGCTCACCATTATTGGTTTCCTGATTGGCCGGATCATCGGTCACCGAATGACATTAACGTGCTCCTGGATTTGAGTCTCGATGTGCTTGGAACGAGCGTAGGCGATGCGCCACGGCCAGAAAGCAGCAACGCATTGCGAGGCAAACAACCGGGCACACCGGGTTTGGAGGAAAACGGCGCCATAGTGTCCAGCTCGTCTACACCGACCGTACTCCCGATCGTGCACTGTTCGGCCGGTATTGGCCGCACGGGGTGCCTGATTGCGATACTGAACGGTTTGCGGCAACTGCGGCTTTCCGTCATGACACACCGAGCCCGGCAGCAACCGAAGCAACTGCAAATGTTGGCCCAGGATGACGCACCATCCGTCGGTGAAGAACGGATCGTATCCGTCGACGAGTTGCAGGACGTGCTGGAACAATCGGTACCTTTGCCACCGGTGCCGGACGGGACGGTGACACGAAAACGAAGCTCCCTGGTTGCTCCGACACCGGCCAACAGCAATGGGATGGGTCGAGCAACGCGGGATGGCGCTGGTGGCCAGCGTGAATCCGGTCAGGTGGACATCCTGGGCATAGTGTGTAACCTGCGGTTGCAACGCGGTGGCATGGTACAGAACTCGGAGCAGTACGAGCTGATCCACCGAGCCCTGTGCCTGTACTTGGAGAAGCTTACGCAGGAAGGACATATATAA